In one window of Frigoriglobus tundricola DNA:
- a CDS encoding SGNH/GDSL hydrolase family protein, with product MVIVKINDKLAKLVDGKSVRYLNINDKLADSEGKLLEGMSLDRLHLSVKSYQVWADTLKPVLM from the coding sequence GTGGTTATCGTCAAGATCAACGACAAACTGGCCAAGCTCGTGGACGGGAAGAGCGTCCGGTACTTGAACATCAACGACAAGCTGGCGGACAGTGAGGGGAAGCTGTTGGAGGGCATGTCGCTCGACCGCCTGCACCTGTCGGTGAAGAGCTACCAGGTGTGGGCGGATACGCTCAAGCCGGTACTCATGTAA
- a CDS encoding beta strand repeat-containing protein: MRSNAKSTSKVRYGRLGVEQLESRVVPAAFTTLGNDLNQALSGALSTVIGKFDQVQAALPIVGQSLATEKSSVQAAVSKFESDLNDAIGKLDNNSPATAADAVNALMATNDFKSLVPYGTYDPAHNTLGFTAAFQAMVPIDSTGFSFDLGLPGVPFSLTANLKVGVEIDYGYVTFKLNNGGFSLQSATNPAGQPNQLAVSLTAQAADLNLHGDIGFFQFTGGPVKVPQGQTPPPTIQLSAGVAMSADGATLSSAQLAGNAQVNLHLSATLASGNEHGFSFPHIETDFVMNWDLGTKLNTGSVLGSRDQLGKNEPTVAFNNVEFGLGSFLGSMVQPLANAVDQITAPLAPLYALMQAPLPGLSDLSEAAGGGAVSVDTLLSAAVAANVLPPDYQLLADLGIRLHDLVELIRKAQFNPDSDGLVPLGSFNLSHNGDLRDSTLGGGALSLLQWVENGANLDDALTDLVPHIVDVASNLETTIKNDIGSLPLGPIQSQVSQIFSQIDEDLRTAKNGIGLTFPLLDDPSSIYKLLLGQDVDFVHFHATFNGSASETKTIPVWGPVTAGFSGSIQFGSTLEAGVDTYGLRQFFISIINGNPDPGTLDQSFYVVSNGTPLVSIAGSITANVGPKLTFGAGVADIYAEATFNGGVQTNDPIQVNFVTANSPEKKLRPAILNGDLFTVSGSMSADFSFSVTVGANALFFGVSKTVFSLPIAQKTLFDTKASVSPANPFNQPPPPSSIDVVFNANFYGDAAGGNVLRVEVDNGNLTFVYNGAIRGPAIPLDEVNSITVLGSADEGTVFNVTGNFYFIPFRIEGGESSGDYLILDDTELSVGGSTYYAVHDTVIEREEYLPGLPVPILSTFNFQGIEGVTLLAPVNQSNEVHVYSLATPTVIFGGNAGNEFDLGGPGESLFSVLNLLTLLGGTGYDKLIVDDTANIGANTYFVGHNELSMSRTFKAIQVSGDFPLGSLHYTAPRKTLEYSGIDYVRVDAGVGGNTFTVDDVPAAGAVNPTAMAIALGTGSGADTVTLEATTGPVSVYGQGGNDVVNVGVSGRGTQDISGNVFVDNSAPALYSHGTTLNINDADDPTVRTVTFNTPIDGLGIVDGFTGTHTYPNPIDPSEGTTTIAYQIADVKSVNVQGSNSAFGFFNVLNTPQNLGGGILPKDLISTHLTLGSFFNDVNVAGTTGPLTITGGAGVNEVTLGALAGAAGDLGNLAGRVKVLGAIDQLTIKDDAVNAFRYYAMGATSFTGGATAGIFYPGLSLNGLVVDLGDGGNQLVVNGTPAMSGDGSGVFISTGNGSDAVSVKRTSAPLTLSMGNGAFQTVAIGSNSASLDDIGDVNVYAGGVTQAFVSDAAATTGQSFNISSVSADTEDVTRSVSVGDGGSETLNTFTFHFATPGQVDLTAGKGGDGVSVRGTPANTTTIITGGAGQDHVAIEADDSAPPVLGPLNFYGNASQGDYAYLYGENSFTPAQSYIFQATASKPYSQPNVLDQQRVLIGGNAPITMRGVATLTTLTASPGSFVSIQGVPAGESLDVFDAYHDRIIFGNALSSPIGYMADIRGTVSIIANGEDESVTLDDSIDSTGRHVYLEPATDSRGDVIAGMSPGNIYLALGATSTVNLIGGLGNDTFSMLGTGFGANFSVDGGKGTNALDYSGVTGLTTGVYVNLRTGEASGLVNGISRMQNVNGSALNDILVGNGGNVLDGGAGRDLLIAGATASVLRGGADEDLLIGGTTAYDTDAAELEAVLAAWAVDLDTDLLAGQVTSNGGGNTLLGQGGIDFFFVGIDDTNTTDRKKDETVVYV, from the coding sequence ATGCGCTCAAACGCCAAGTCCACTTCGAAGGTTCGCTACGGCCGCCTCGGAGTGGAGCAGTTGGAATCGCGAGTCGTTCCGGCCGCGTTCACCACGCTGGGGAACGACTTGAACCAGGCGCTGAGTGGGGCCCTCAGCACCGTGATCGGCAAGTTCGACCAGGTGCAGGCCGCCCTCCCGATCGTCGGCCAATCGCTGGCCACCGAGAAGAGCAGTGTCCAGGCCGCCGTGAGCAAATTCGAGAGTGACCTCAACGACGCTATCGGCAAGCTCGACAACAATTCACCCGCGACCGCGGCCGATGCTGTTAACGCACTGATGGCGACGAACGATTTCAAGAGCCTGGTCCCTTACGGAACATACGACCCGGCCCACAACACTCTGGGCTTCACCGCCGCTTTCCAGGCAATGGTGCCGATCGATTCCACCGGCTTCAGCTTCGATCTCGGCTTACCCGGCGTGCCGTTCTCGCTGACCGCAAATCTCAAGGTGGGCGTCGAGATCGACTACGGCTATGTGACGTTCAAGTTGAACAACGGCGGTTTTTCCCTGCAATCGGCGACCAACCCGGCGGGCCAGCCGAACCAGTTGGCCGTTTCACTCACCGCCCAGGCGGCCGACCTCAACCTCCACGGGGACATCGGCTTCTTCCAGTTCACCGGCGGCCCCGTTAAAGTGCCGCAAGGGCAAACGCCGCCTCCGACCATTCAACTCAGCGCCGGCGTGGCGATGAGTGCCGACGGCGCCACACTCTCCAGTGCGCAACTCGCGGGCAATGCCCAGGTCAACCTCCATCTCAGTGCCACGCTCGCCAGCGGCAATGAACACGGGTTCAGCTTCCCGCACATCGAAACCGATTTCGTGATGAACTGGGATCTCGGCACGAAACTCAATACCGGCTCCGTTCTCGGCTCGCGCGACCAGCTCGGCAAGAACGAACCGACGGTGGCGTTCAACAACGTGGAATTCGGCCTGGGGAGCTTCCTGGGGTCGATGGTGCAGCCCCTCGCGAATGCGGTGGACCAGATCACCGCGCCGCTGGCGCCGCTGTACGCGCTCATGCAGGCACCGCTCCCGGGGCTGAGCGATCTGTCCGAGGCGGCCGGCGGCGGTGCGGTCTCGGTCGATACGCTCCTCTCCGCCGCGGTCGCCGCCAATGTCCTTCCGCCGGACTATCAGCTCCTCGCGGATCTCGGCATCCGCTTGCACGACCTGGTCGAGTTGATTCGGAAGGCCCAGTTCAACCCGGACAGCGATGGGCTCGTTCCGCTCGGCAGTTTCAATCTCAGCCACAACGGCGACCTGCGCGATAGCACACTGGGCGGGGGCGCCCTCTCGCTCCTCCAGTGGGTCGAGAACGGCGCCAACCTCGACGACGCGTTGACCGATCTGGTGCCCCACATCGTCGACGTCGCCAGCAACCTCGAAACCACGATCAAGAACGATATCGGCAGTCTACCCCTGGGTCCGATCCAGAGCCAGGTCTCGCAGATCTTCAGCCAGATCGATGAGGACCTCCGCACGGCCAAGAACGGCATCGGCCTGACCTTCCCGCTGCTCGACGACCCGTCGAGCATCTACAAGTTGCTGCTCGGCCAGGATGTCGATTTCGTCCATTTCCATGCCACGTTCAACGGCAGTGCGAGCGAGACGAAGACGATCCCGGTCTGGGGCCCCGTGACGGCCGGCTTCAGCGGCAGCATCCAATTCGGCTCGACTCTGGAAGCCGGTGTGGACACCTATGGCCTGCGGCAGTTTTTCATCAGCATCATCAATGGCAACCCGGATCCCGGCACGCTGGATCAGAGCTTCTACGTCGTCTCCAACGGGACGCCGCTCGTGAGCATTGCCGGCAGCATTACGGCCAACGTCGGGCCCAAGCTCACGTTCGGCGCGGGCGTGGCGGACATCTATGCCGAGGCAACGTTCAACGGGGGCGTCCAGACCAACGATCCCATCCAGGTAAATTTCGTCACCGCCAACAGCCCCGAGAAGAAGTTGCGTCCGGCCATCCTGAACGGCGACCTGTTCACCGTGTCGGGCAGTATGAGCGCCGATTTCAGCTTCTCCGTGACAGTCGGCGCAAACGCACTCTTCTTCGGCGTCTCGAAGACGGTTTTCAGCCTGCCGATCGCCCAGAAGACGCTGTTCGACACGAAGGCCAGCGTCAGCCCCGCCAACCCGTTCAACCAACCGCCGCCGCCCAGTTCGATCGACGTGGTCTTCAACGCGAATTTCTACGGCGACGCGGCCGGTGGCAACGTGTTGCGCGTCGAAGTCGATAACGGCAACCTGACCTTCGTTTACAACGGCGCGATCCGCGGCCCCGCCATCCCGCTGGACGAAGTCAACTCGATCACGGTCCTGGGCTCGGCGGACGAGGGGACCGTTTTCAACGTCACGGGCAATTTCTATTTCATTCCGTTCCGGATCGAAGGCGGAGAATCGAGCGGCGATTACTTGATCCTCGATGACACCGAACTCTCCGTCGGGGGATCGACCTATTACGCCGTCCACGACACCGTGATCGAACGCGAGGAATACCTGCCCGGTCTCCCCGTCCCGATTCTCTCGACGTTCAACTTCCAGGGGATCGAGGGCGTCACCCTGCTCGCCCCCGTCAACCAAAGCAACGAGGTTCACGTCTACTCTCTGGCGACGCCGACTGTCATCTTCGGGGGAAACGCGGGCAACGAGTTCGATCTCGGCGGGCCGGGCGAATCACTCTTCAGCGTGCTCAACCTTCTGACGCTGTTAGGCGGCACGGGCTACGACAAACTCATCGTCGATGACACGGCCAATATCGGTGCCAATACGTACTTCGTGGGGCACAACGAGCTTTCGATGAGCCGAACCTTCAAGGCGATCCAGGTTAGCGGCGACTTCCCCCTCGGGAGCCTGCACTACACCGCACCTCGCAAAACGCTCGAATACAGCGGCATCGACTACGTACGGGTCGACGCCGGCGTCGGCGGCAACACGTTCACGGTGGACGATGTCCCGGCCGCCGGCGCCGTCAATCCCACCGCCATGGCCATCGCGCTGGGCACCGGCTCGGGTGCCGACACGGTCACCCTCGAGGCCACGACGGGCCCGGTGTCCGTCTACGGCCAGGGGGGTAACGACGTGGTGAACGTCGGCGTCTCGGGGCGGGGCACCCAGGACATCTCGGGCAACGTCTTCGTCGACAATTCGGCCCCGGCACTCTATTCGCACGGCACCACGCTCAACATCAACGACGCCGACGACCCGACCGTACGCACCGTCACCTTCAATACGCCCATCGACGGCCTGGGCATTGTCGACGGCTTCACCGGCACGCACACGTACCCCAATCCGATCGACCCGTCGGAAGGCACCACGACCATCGCGTACCAGATCGCCGATGTGAAATCGGTCAACGTTCAGGGGAGCAACAGCGCCTTCGGGTTCTTCAACGTGCTCAACACGCCGCAGAATCTCGGCGGCGGTATCCTCCCGAAGGATCTGATTTCGACCCATTTGACACTCGGCTCCTTCTTCAACGATGTCAACGTGGCGGGCACGACCGGGCCGCTCACCATCACGGGCGGCGCCGGCGTGAACGAAGTCACTCTCGGCGCCCTTGCCGGGGCCGCGGGCGACCTCGGCAACTTGGCCGGGCGCGTCAAGGTCCTGGGAGCGATCGACCAGCTGACAATCAAAGACGATGCGGTGAACGCCTTCCGGTACTACGCGATGGGCGCCACCAGTTTCACCGGTGGAGCGACCGCCGGCATTTTCTACCCGGGACTGTCCCTGAACGGGCTCGTAGTCGATCTCGGCGATGGCGGCAACCAGTTGGTCGTCAACGGGACCCCGGCAATGTCGGGGGACGGATCGGGTGTCTTCATCTCCACCGGCAACGGCAGCGATGCCGTCAGCGTGAAGCGCACGAGTGCCCCGCTGACTCTCTCGATGGGGAACGGGGCCTTCCAGACCGTGGCGATTGGCAGCAACAGTGCGTCTCTGGACGACATCGGCGACGTGAACGTCTACGCGGGCGGCGTCACGCAAGCCTTCGTTTCCGACGCCGCGGCAACCACGGGGCAGAGCTTCAACATCAGCTCCGTGAGCGCTGACACCGAGGACGTCACGCGATCCGTATCCGTCGGCGACGGCGGCTCGGAAACTCTGAACACGTTCACTTTCCACTTCGCGACTCCCGGACAGGTCGATCTGACCGCCGGCAAGGGGGGCGACGGAGTGTCCGTCCGCGGCACCCCGGCCAACACGACCACGATCATCACCGGCGGCGCCGGCCAGGACCATGTGGCAATCGAGGCCGACGACTCGGCGCCGCCGGTACTCGGGCCGCTCAACTTCTACGGCAACGCCTCTCAGGGAGATTACGCATACCTCTACGGCGAAAATTCGTTCACCCCCGCGCAGTCGTACATCTTCCAGGCCACCGCCAGCAAGCCGTACTCCCAGCCGAATGTGCTCGACCAGCAACGGGTGCTGATCGGAGGAAATGCTCCCATCACCATGAGGGGGGTCGCGACACTGACGACCCTTACGGCGTCGCCCGGCAGCTTCGTTTCCATCCAGGGGGTGCCAGCGGGCGAGTCCCTCGACGTGTTCGACGCCTATCACGATCGGATCATCTTCGGCAACGCGCTCTCGTCCCCGATCGGCTACATGGCGGACATCCGCGGCACGGTGTCGATCATAGCCAACGGCGAGGATGAGTCCGTCACGCTCGACGATTCGATCGACTCGACGGGACGGCACGTGTATCTCGAGCCCGCGACGGACAGTCGGGGCGACGTCATCGCCGGCATGTCGCCGGGCAACATCTACCTGGCGCTCGGCGCGACCTCGACCGTGAATTTGATTGGCGGCCTGGGCAACGACACGTTCTCGATGTTGGGCACGGGCTTCGGTGCGAACTTCAGCGTCGACGGCGGCAAGGGAACTAACGCACTCGACTATTCGGGTGTCACTGGTCTTACGACGGGGGTGTACGTCAACCTGCGGACCGGCGAGGCCAGCGGACTTGTCAATGGCATCAGCCGAATGCAGAACGTGAACGGCAGCGCCCTCAACGACATTCTCGTCGGCAACGGCGGCAACGTACTCGACGGCGGCGCCGGGCGCGATCTCCTGATCGCCGGCGCCACGGCCAGCGTCCTCCGTGGCGGGGCCGACGAAGATCTCCTGATCGGCGGCACGACCGCTTATGACACGGACGCCGCGGAGCTCGAAGCCGTTTTGGCCGCTTGGGCCGTCGATCTCGACACCGACTTGCTCGCTGGCCAGGTCACGAGCAACGGGGGTGGCAATACCCTGCTCGGCCAGGGCGGCATCGATTTCTTTTTCGTAGGCATTGACGACACCAACACGACCGACAGGAAAAAAGACGAGACGGTCGTCTATGTCTGA
- a CDS encoding WD40 repeat domain-containing serine/threonine-protein kinase has protein sequence MTVPNIDEELVFNTARKIGSPEARSSYLDQVCGGNTVLRKRVQALLGVHERDDFLTPPTAPAGRVITEGPGSTVGPYKLLEQIGEGGFGVVFMAEQQRPIRRKVALKVLKPGMDTRRVVARFEAERQALALMEHQNIARVLDAGETATNRPYFVMELVRGTPITTFCDESHLFVRERLRLFLEVCQAVQHAHQKGIIHRDLKPSNILVTLHDGTPVPKVIDFGIAKAMGQQLTEKTLFTGFGQMIGTPSYMSPEQAEMSGLDVDTRSDIFALGILLYELLTGGPPCDQERVRTAALDEIRRIIREEEPARPSTRISALGKRASTVSANRRSDPLRLSQLYRGELDWIVMKALEKDRNRRYETAAALAADVHRYLNNEPVSACPPSTWYRARKVVQRHRSAAAAASSVVLALVVGTIAATWGWIRAADAETTARKEASGKEEALKEREGALAVALHSEREAREQLFLSLLNQARAVRFSRQMGQRLDSLDIVTRAAQIRTDARLRDEALAALAHPDLKPGTRWRALPPGFKHLHFDADYRLYARASDQGIISVRTVTDDREVQCIRTAPVQTNLVRLSPDGRYVARLGTTLRVWRVADGVEALSERPARIGGLAFSRDSRYLIVGRGNAVIRFDLATGREVNRWRCPEKTEVWSVAFHPDNKRAAVCYADAEVVSIYDTETGEPVAHLPVGPTAAAVAAWHPDGSRLAVGSTDFIQVWDLETRSKRAQFEGRVQPVESLSFHPNGSLLASRSWDGVLRLLDASTGRAVLEMPLLVDPQFSRDGRWLGVLQHGEDAQLLEAVTAPEYRTLGEGGDYLDGDLSPDNRLLAVSCGGLGIRIWDLAHDREVANLAGGLPLFRPDGREFFVCDADGLHRRTMNFDRDLHLGPPRTVPLPAKPTRVSCSRDGRTLAMVSEVKGFAWLVDLDTDTVQEQRFNHLGAGYVSLSPDGNWLATSGWHTSEVRLWNARTDKQPAHKWQLHERATVTFTPDSRVLVLGLGHEFRFHDITNKELVFRISREVAMHPGFVAFAPAAGLMALELAPGVVHLKEIATGRTVARLEDPHGDRASWLGLTPEGGRLAVVSPYARAVHVWGLRSIRERLKAMNLDWDWPEFPTSPK, from the coding sequence ATGACAGTTCCCAACATCGACGAAGAGCTGGTTTTCAACACGGCCCGAAAGATCGGGTCGCCGGAAGCGCGCAGCAGCTATCTGGATCAGGTCTGCGGCGGCAACACTGTTCTGCGGAAGCGAGTTCAGGCTCTGCTAGGTGTGCATGAAAGGGACGACTTTCTAACGCCCCCGACGGCGCCGGCGGGTCGGGTAATAACCGAGGGGCCCGGCAGCACGGTCGGGCCGTACAAACTGTTGGAGCAAATCGGGGAAGGCGGGTTCGGCGTCGTCTTCATGGCCGAGCAGCAACGGCCCATTCGCCGCAAAGTCGCATTGAAAGTGCTCAAACCGGGCATGGACACCCGCCGGGTGGTGGCTCGATTCGAGGCCGAGCGGCAGGCGCTGGCCCTGATGGAGCACCAGAACATCGCCCGGGTCTTGGACGCCGGCGAAACGGCGACCAATCGGCCCTACTTCGTCATGGAGTTGGTCCGCGGAACTCCGATCACCACGTTCTGCGACGAAAGTCATCTCTTCGTTCGCGAGCGGTTGCGGTTGTTTCTCGAAGTCTGCCAAGCCGTGCAGCACGCCCATCAGAAAGGCATCATTCACCGCGACCTGAAGCCCTCGAACATCCTGGTGACGCTGCACGACGGTACGCCGGTGCCCAAGGTCATCGATTTCGGCATCGCCAAGGCCATGGGACAGCAACTGACCGAGAAGACTCTGTTTACCGGCTTCGGCCAGATGATCGGCACACCCAGTTACATGAGCCCCGAGCAGGCGGAGATGAGCGGGCTGGACGTGGACACGCGGAGCGACATCTTCGCGCTCGGTATCCTGCTTTATGAGTTGCTGACCGGTGGCCCGCCGTGCGATCAGGAACGGGTGCGGACGGCGGCCCTCGACGAGATTCGCCGGATCATCCGGGAAGAGGAACCGGCCCGGCCGAGCACGCGCATCAGCGCGCTCGGAAAGCGGGCGAGCACGGTCTCCGCAAATCGCCGCAGCGACCCGCTACGGCTCAGCCAACTTTATCGGGGCGAACTCGATTGGATCGTGATGAAGGCGCTGGAGAAGGACCGCAACCGCCGGTACGAAACGGCGGCGGCGCTGGCGGCGGACGTGCATCGGTATCTGAACAACGAGCCGGTCTCGGCCTGCCCACCTTCGACCTGGTACCGGGCGCGAAAGGTCGTTCAACGGCACCGCAGCGCGGCGGCGGCGGCTTCGTCGGTCGTGCTGGCGCTGGTCGTTGGCACCATCGCGGCGACGTGGGGCTGGATTCGCGCGGCGGATGCGGAAACCACCGCCCGGAAAGAGGCCAGCGGGAAGGAGGAGGCACTTAAGGAGCGAGAGGGGGCGCTGGCGGTCGCGCTCCACAGCGAACGCGAAGCCCGGGAACAACTGTTCTTGTCACTACTCAACCAGGCCCGGGCCGTCCGCTTCAGCCGGCAAATGGGGCAGCGCCTCGACAGTCTCGACATCGTCACTCGTGCCGCCCAGATTCGCACGGACGCGCGATTGCGGGACGAAGCCCTCGCGGCCCTGGCCCATCCCGACCTCAAACCCGGCACCCGCTGGCGCGCGTTGCCCCCCGGGTTCAAACACCTCCATTTCGATGCCGACTATCGGCTCTATGCCCGCGCAAGCGACCAGGGGATCATCAGCGTCCGCACGGTGACCGACGATCGGGAAGTGCAGTGCATTCGGACCGCGCCGGTCCAAACGAACCTCGTACGACTCAGCCCGGACGGCCGGTACGTGGCCCGGCTGGGCACCACGCTGCGCGTCTGGCGCGTCGCGGACGGTGTGGAAGCCCTGTCCGAGCGGCCGGCACGCATCGGGGGCCTGGCCTTCAGCCGCGACAGCCGGTACCTGATTGTCGGCCGAGGGAATGCGGTCATTCGTTTCGATCTCGCGACCGGCCGGGAGGTCAATCGCTGGCGGTGTCCGGAGAAAACCGAGGTCTGGTCCGTCGCGTTTCATCCGGACAACAAGAGAGCGGCCGTCTGCTACGCCGATGCGGAGGTGGTGTCGATCTACGATACCGAAACGGGGGAACCGGTTGCCCACCTGCCGGTGGGGCCGACCGCGGCCGCCGTTGCGGCCTGGCACCCCGATGGCTCGCGCCTGGCCGTGGGCAGTACCGACTTCATTCAGGTTTGGGACCTGGAGACGCGCAGCAAAAGGGCGCAGTTCGAGGGGCGCGTCCAACCCGTGGAGTCGCTGTCCTTTCACCCGAACGGCTCGCTGCTCGCCTCGCGGTCCTGGGACGGGGTTCTTCGGCTCCTGGACGCGTCGACCGGACGGGCCGTCCTGGAGATGCCGTTGCTCGTCGATCCGCAGTTCAGCCGCGATGGCCGCTGGCTCGGGGTGCTCCAGCACGGCGAAGACGCCCAACTGCTCGAAGCCGTCACGGCGCCCGAATACCGGACGCTCGGTGAAGGAGGGGATTACCTCGATGGCGATTTGAGCCCCGACAACCGACTGCTGGCCGTCAGTTGCGGCGGACTCGGCATCCGGATCTGGGACCTGGCGCACGATCGGGAGGTCGCGAACCTCGCGGGCGGCTTGCCCCTGTTTCGACCCGACGGTCGTGAATTTTTTGTCTGCGACGCCGACGGTCTGCACCGTCGAACCATGAACTTCGATCGCGATCTGCACCTCGGGCCGCCCCGTACGGTCCCCCTTCCGGCCAAACCGACGCGGGTTTCCTGCAGCCGGGACGGGCGCACGCTGGCCATGGTGTCCGAGGTCAAGGGATTCGCCTGGCTCGTCGATCTCGATACGGATACCGTGCAAGAACAACGGTTCAATCATCTCGGTGCCGGGTACGTTTCGCTCAGCCCCGACGGCAACTGGCTCGCGACCAGCGGGTGGCACACGAGCGAGGTGCGGTTGTGGAACGCTCGAACCGACAAACAACCGGCGCACAAATGGCAGCTCCATGAGCGAGCCACGGTCACCTTCACACCCGACAGCCGGGTCCTGGTTCTGGGACTCGGTCACGAGTTCCGCTTTCACGACATCACCAACAAGGAACTGGTGTTCCGGATCAGTCGAGAGGTGGCGATGCATCCCGGATTTGTTGCGTTCGCACCGGCGGCCGGGTTGATGGCCCTGGAACTGGCGCCCGGGGTCGTACACCTCAAGGAGATCGCGACCGGGCGCACGGTGGCCCGGCTCGAGGACCCACATGGCGATCGGGCGTCGTGGTTGGGACTGACGCCCGAGGGCGGCCGGTTGGCCGTCGTCTCCCCATATGCCCGTGCCGTCCACGTCTGGGGCTTGCGATCCATCCGCGAGAGACTCAAGGCGATGAACCTCGACTGGGACTGGCCCGAGTTCCCGACCAGCCCCAAGTAG
- a CDS encoding sigma-70 family RNA polymerase sigma factor — translation MTDVTRILACVERGETAAAEELLPLVYDELRRLAADKMAREKPGQTLQATALVHEAFLRLVDQNTASQWNSRGHFFAAAAEAMRRILVERARHRSSQKAGGRYERVELIDIEAPADPAFADLLALHDALVKLEQKDQRKSELVKLRFFAGLTNEEAARVLGISPSTADNDWAYARAWLRLEMGADTGPSF, via the coding sequence ATGACGGATGTGACGCGAATCTTGGCTTGTGTTGAGCGAGGCGAGACCGCGGCGGCAGAAGAACTATTGCCATTGGTCTACGACGAGTTGCGGCGGCTGGCGGCGGACAAAATGGCGCGAGAGAAGCCGGGCCAGACCTTGCAGGCCACCGCATTGGTGCATGAGGCATTTCTCCGCCTCGTGGATCAAAATACCGCGTCGCAGTGGAACAGTCGGGGCCATTTTTTTGCCGCCGCAGCCGAGGCCATGCGGCGGATTCTTGTTGAACGCGCCCGCCACAGAAGCAGTCAAAAAGCCGGGGGCCGATACGAGCGAGTTGAGTTGATCGATATCGAAGCACCGGCCGATCCCGCCTTCGCCGATCTGCTCGCCCTTCATGACGCGCTGGTCAAGCTCGAACAAAAGGATCAGCGCAAGTCGGAGCTGGTCAAGCTTCGATTTTTTGCCGGGCTGACCAACGAGGAGGCCGCCCGGGTTCTCGGGATTTCCCCATCCACCGCCGACAACGACTGGGCCTACGCCCGCGCCTGGCTGCGACTGGAAATGGGCGCGGACACGGGCCCTTCTTTCTGA